In Cupriavidus taiwanensis, the following are encoded in one genomic region:
- a CDS encoding DUF2188 domain-containing protein, translating into MQARIIRVTPADSGWALDSESLAQPQRFPTLEDAISAGWAQARRENGELHIHRHDGGIRLRAAAGSGDEPQG; encoded by the coding sequence ATGCAAGCGCGAATCATTCGCGTTACACCGGCCGACTCCGGCTGGGCACTCGACTCCGAAAGCCTTGCACAGCCGCAACGGTTCCCGACGCTCGAGGACGCCATCTCGGCGGGCTGGGCGCAGGCCAGGCGCGAGAACGGCGAACTGCATATCCATCGCCACGACGGCGGCATACGCCTGCGCGCCGCCGCCGGCAGCGGCGACGAACCCCAAGGCTGA
- a CDS encoding NAD(P)H-hydrate dehydratase: MTTSASPAIAPTDPGEGWLALDAAAPEPVPLYGVAAIRRIEHAALAQLPAFTLMSRAGTAAAHWLARHAPDGPLLFLAGPGNNGGDALVAATQLHRAGRPVQVWLAADPRRLPADAATAWQQAQAAGVPLTVMADVDTSQDAPWPAGTAALIDGLLGIGLNRAADGAMAWWIAQLNRAGLPVFALDIPSGLHADTGAGTPAVRAHRTLSFIAAKPGLLTLDGRDCAGAVDIAPIGLDYPPHEIPQGLVNGPALFSAALPRRHHGSHKGTHGSLAIIGGNLGMTGAPLLGARAAQWLGAGKVHVGFLAQPAPLFDPLHPELMLHAVDALALASMSALVIGPGMGTDANARQQFARLLQATTLPLVLDADALNLLASDPSLAGALATRGAATVMTPHPLEAARLMGVPVAEIQRDRPAAAAALAAQWQAVVVLKGSGSVIAAPDGSPWTLNPTGNAALASAGTGDVLAGMLGALMAQGMAPLAAAQAAVWIHGRAADVLVAQGTGPAGVTASELYAPARGIFNQLLGAART, encoded by the coding sequence ATGACCACCTCTGCCTCCCCAGCCATCGCGCCCACGGACCCTGGTGAAGGCTGGCTGGCGCTGGATGCCGCCGCGCCGGAACCGGTGCCGCTCTACGGCGTGGCCGCCATCCGCCGCATCGAGCATGCCGCGCTGGCGCAGCTGCCGGCCTTCACGCTGATGTCGCGCGCCGGCACGGCGGCGGCGCACTGGCTCGCGCGTCATGCGCCCGACGGCCCGCTGCTGTTCCTTGCGGGTCCCGGCAACAACGGCGGCGATGCGCTGGTCGCCGCCACGCAGCTGCACCGCGCCGGCCGCCCGGTGCAGGTCTGGCTGGCCGCCGATCCGCGGCGCCTGCCCGCCGATGCCGCCACCGCGTGGCAGCAGGCGCAGGCCGCGGGCGTGCCGCTGACTGTGATGGCGGACGTGGACACCTCGCAGGATGCGCCATGGCCCGCCGGCACCGCCGCGCTCATCGACGGCCTGCTGGGCATCGGCCTGAACCGCGCCGCCGACGGCGCCATGGCATGGTGGATCGCCCAACTGAACCGCGCCGGGCTGCCGGTGTTTGCGCTGGACATTCCCAGCGGCCTGCACGCCGACACCGGCGCCGGCACGCCTGCCGTGCGCGCGCACCGCACGCTGAGCTTCATCGCCGCCAAGCCCGGCCTGCTGACGCTGGACGGCCGCGACTGCGCCGGCGCGGTCGACATCGCGCCGATCGGCCTGGACTATCCCCCGCATGAAATACCGCAGGGCCTGGTGAACGGCCCTGCGCTGTTCAGCGCCGCGCTGCCGCGCCGCCACCACGGCAGCCACAAGGGCACGCATGGCTCGCTGGCGATCATCGGCGGCAACCTCGGCATGACCGGCGCGCCGCTGCTCGGCGCCCGCGCCGCGCAATGGCTCGGCGCGGGCAAGGTGCATGTCGGCTTCCTGGCGCAGCCGGCGCCGCTGTTCGATCCGCTGCATCCGGAGCTGATGCTGCATGCGGTGGACGCGCTGGCGCTCGCGTCGATGTCGGCGCTGGTGATCGGGCCGGGCATGGGCACCGATGCCAACGCGCGCCAGCAGTTCGCGCGGCTGCTGCAGGCCACGACGCTGCCGCTGGTGCTGGATGCCGATGCGCTGAACCTGCTGGCCTCGGATCCGTCGCTTGCCGGCGCGCTGGCCACGCGCGGCGCAGCCACCGTGATGACGCCGCACCCGCTCGAAGCCGCGCGGCTGATGGGCGTGCCGGTGGCCGAGATCCAGCGCGACCGGCCCGCCGCCGCGGCGGCGCTGGCCGCGCAATGGCAGGCCGTGGTGGTGCTGAAGGGATCGGGCAGCGTGATCGCCGCGCCCGACGGCAGCCCGTGGACGCTGAACCCCACCGGCAACGCGGCGCTGGCCAGCGCCGGCACCGGCGACGTGCTGGCCGGCATGCTGGGCGCGCTGATGGCGCAAGGCATGGCGCCGCTGGCCGCGGCGCAGGCGGCGGTGTGGATCCATGGCCGTGCCGCCGATGTGCTGGTCGCGCAAGGCACGGGCCCGGCAGGCGTCACCGCCAGCGAACTGTATGCGCCGGCACGCGGAATATTCAACCAGTTGCTGGGCGCAGCGCGCACGTGA
- a CDS encoding amidase gives MPLMLPDLDTLNARLRDGTTSRAQIVEQAAARAATPAAEAVFLHSTFDAAAQVARAADAASRAGKALHPLAGLPVSIKDLYDVAGEVTRAASLVRADAAPAAADAAVVARLRAAGAALVGRTNMTEFAFSGVGINPHYGTPVNPASGDGAARIPGGSSSGAAVSVALGLAVAALGSDTGGSIRIPAALCGITGFKPTARRVPLTGAFPLSYTLDTACAMARTVGDCIAVDSVIADSAVLPRVTDAAATRLAIPRQLLLDDLDPVVARAFDRALGRLSAAGVRLEHVDLPELVELAALNAHGGFSAAEAYAIHRHVLAARRDRYDARVASRIDRGAGISAADYIDLGRARLDWIARMEARLAGFDAVVCPTVPMVAPEIAPLRTDDAHFFRVNALLLRNTSAFNFFDGCSVSMPCHAPDELPVGLMLSHGPMRDAGLLGTALALERIVQPSPRDD, from the coding sequence ATGCCATTGATGCTTCCCGACCTCGACACCCTCAACGCCCGCCTGCGCGACGGCACCACCAGCCGCGCGCAGATCGTCGAGCAGGCCGCGGCCCGGGCAGCCACGCCGGCGGCCGAGGCCGTGTTCCTGCACAGCACCTTCGACGCCGCCGCGCAGGTGGCGCGCGCCGCCGATGCCGCCAGCCGCGCCGGCAAGGCGCTGCATCCGCTGGCGGGCCTGCCGGTTTCGATCAAGGACCTGTATGACGTCGCCGGCGAGGTCACCCGTGCCGCCTCGCTGGTGCGCGCCGATGCCGCGCCGGCCGCCGCCGACGCCGCGGTGGTGGCGCGGCTGCGCGCGGCCGGGGCGGCGCTGGTCGGGCGTACCAACATGACCGAGTTCGCGTTCTCCGGCGTGGGCATCAATCCGCATTACGGCACGCCGGTCAATCCGGCCAGCGGCGATGGCGCCGCGCGCATCCCGGGCGGATCGTCGTCGGGCGCCGCGGTATCGGTGGCGCTGGGGCTGGCGGTCGCCGCGCTGGGCAGCGATACCGGAGGGTCGATCCGCATCCCGGCCGCGCTGTGCGGCATTACCGGCTTCAAGCCCACCGCGCGGCGCGTGCCGCTGACCGGCGCCTTCCCGCTGTCGTACACGCTCGACACCGCCTGCGCCATGGCGCGCACGGTCGGCGACTGCATTGCGGTGGACAGCGTGATTGCCGACAGCGCGGTGCTGCCGCGCGTGACCGATGCCGCCGCCACGCGCCTGGCAATCCCGCGCCAGCTGCTGCTGGACGATCTCGACCCGGTGGTGGCGCGCGCCTTCGACCGCGCGCTGGGCCGGCTGTCGGCCGCCGGCGTGCGGCTGGAGCATGTCGACCTGCCAGAACTCGTCGAACTGGCCGCGCTGAACGCGCACGGCGGCTTCAGCGCGGCCGAGGCCTATGCTATCCACCGCCACGTGCTGGCGGCGCGCCGCGACCGCTACGATGCGCGCGTGGCGTCGCGCATCGACCGCGGCGCGGGCATCAGCGCCGCCGACTATATCGACCTGGGCCGCGCGCGGCTGGACTGGATCGCCCGCATGGAAGCGCGCCTGGCCGGCTTCGACGCGGTGGTCTGCCCCACCGTGCCGATGGTCGCGCCCGAGATCGCGCCGCTGCGCACCGATGACGCGCACTTCTTCCGCGTCAATGCCCTGCTGTTGCGCAATACCTCGGCCTTCAATTTCTTCGACGGCTGCTCGGTGTCGATGCCCTGCCACGCGCCGGACGAACTGCCGGTGGGCCTGATGCTGTCGCACGGACCGATGCGCGACGCCGGGCTGCTCGGCACGGCGCTTGCATTGGAGCGCATCGTGCAACCCTCACCGCGCGACGACTGA
- a CDS encoding TRAP transporter substrate-binding protein — translation MRVKAMIAATLMLAAVAAQADTKWDLPTGYPVANLHTENLQQMAADVDKATGGKLKIVLHPNGSLLKANEIKRGVQTGQVQMGEILMSLLANENPVFGVDAVPFLATSYADAYKLWQASRPVTEKVLDKQGLKLLYAVAWPPQGIYANKPINSAADMKGLKWRAYNPATSRIAELVGAQPVTIQAADLAQALATGTVNSFMSSGATGVDTKVWESVKYFYAVDAWLPKNMLVVSKKAFAALDKPTQDALLKAVADAEKRGWQVSEQKTKEYLATLAKNGMTVQPPSPQLKADMQKLGQTMVDDWAKSAGPDGKAILDAYRK, via the coding sequence ATGCGAGTCAAGGCAATGATCGCGGCCACGCTGATGCTGGCCGCCGTGGCGGCACAGGCGGACACCAAGTGGGACCTGCCCACCGGCTACCCCGTCGCCAACCTGCACACCGAGAACCTGCAGCAGATGGCCGCCGACGTCGACAAGGCCACCGGCGGCAAGCTCAAGATCGTGCTGCACCCCAACGGGTCGCTGCTCAAGGCCAACGAGATCAAGCGCGGCGTGCAGACCGGCCAGGTGCAGATGGGCGAGATCCTGATGTCGCTGCTGGCCAACGAGAACCCGGTGTTCGGCGTCGACGCGGTGCCGTTCCTCGCCACCAGCTATGCCGATGCCTACAAGCTGTGGCAGGCCTCGCGCCCGGTCACCGAGAAGGTGCTCGACAAGCAGGGGCTGAAGCTGCTGTACGCGGTGGCCTGGCCGCCGCAGGGCATCTACGCCAACAAGCCGATCAACTCAGCCGCCGACATGAAGGGCCTGAAGTGGCGCGCCTACAATCCCGCCACCTCGCGCATCGCCGAACTGGTCGGCGCGCAGCCGGTCACGATCCAGGCCGCCGACCTGGCGCAGGCGCTCGCCACCGGCACCGTCAACTCGTTCATGTCGTCGGGCGCGACCGGCGTCGACACCAAGGTGTGGGAGAGCGTGAAGTACTTCTATGCGGTCGATGCCTGGCTGCCGAAGAACATGCTGGTGGTCAGCAAGAAGGCCTTCGCCGCGCTCGACAAGCCCACCCAGGACGCGCTGCTCAAGGCCGTCGCCGATGCCGAGAAGCGCGGCTGGCAGGTATCCGAGCAAAAGACCAAGGAATACCTGGCGACGCTGGCCAAGAACGGCATGACGGTGCAGCCGCCCTCGCCGCAGCTCAAGGCCGACATGCAGAAGCTGGGCCAGACCATGGTCGACGACTGGGCCAAGAGCGCGGGCCCTGACGGCAAGGCCATCCTCGACGCCTACCGCAAGTAA
- a CDS encoding winged helix DNA-binding protein, which produces MSRKPAESAPAAVSADTPADAPAGRPATALSRAAGANIVSSSHLVSVRSPELSEFEFGLNTAYNAYSRWVVRCMGAAGVRDLTFLDVLVLHHVNHRGRSKRLADICFVLNVEDTHLVTYALKKLQGLGLVSGERVGKEATYSTTEAGAEACARYREIREQCLTSNFTAGSEENAEIGELARLMRVLTGLYEQAARSATSL; this is translated from the coding sequence ATGTCACGCAAGCCAGCCGAAAGCGCGCCCGCCGCCGTGTCCGCCGACACCCCCGCCGACGCCCCCGCCGGCAGGCCGGCCACCGCGCTGTCGCGCGCCGCCGGCGCGAATATCGTGTCGTCGTCGCACCTGGTGTCGGTGCGCAGCCCCGAGTTGTCGGAATTCGAGTTCGGCCTGAACACGGCCTACAACGCCTACAGCCGCTGGGTGGTGCGCTGCATGGGCGCCGCCGGCGTGCGCGACTTGACCTTCCTGGATGTGCTGGTGCTGCATCACGTCAACCACCGTGGCCGGTCGAAGCGGCTGGCCGATATCTGTTTCGTGCTCAACGTGGAAGACACGCACCTGGTCACCTACGCGCTGAAGAAGCTGCAGGGACTGGGGCTGGTCAGCGGGGAGCGGGTCGGCAAGGAGGCCACGTATTCGACCACCGAGGCCGGCGCCGAGGCGTGTGCGCGCTACCGCGAGATCCGCGAACAATGCCTGACCAGCAACTTCACCGCGGGCAGCGAAGAAAATGCCGAAATCGGCGAACTGGCCCGGCTGATGCGGGTGCTGACCGGGCTGTACGAGCAGGCTGCGCGGTCGGCGACGTCACTCTGA
- a CDS encoding D-amino acid dehydrogenase, giving the protein MHVIVIGAGAIGVSSAWYLRQAGFDVTVLERRGAPAQEASFGNAGVIAPGYVTPWAAPGMPAKILRTLFAREAPVLFRPAADPAMWRWIARWLRECRLERYRANKLRMQRLAFYSRACLHRLRSELEIDYEQSQGYLQLFRTARDLDLAGPAIALLRENNVPHRLVSASECRQIEPGLAAGTPLAGGLHLPEDESGNCPMFVRALHRHAEAAGVSFRFETQVTRIRPEKDGKLEIELSRTGGQGTAPVLSADRVLVAAGADSAALLRPLGLRVPLYPVKGYSVTVMIRDELQAPLGALMDESYKVAMTRMGNRLRVAGTAELGSRRLDLRPAALNTLVKVARDWFPVAGNYQEATQWAGARPMLPDGPPLIGPTAVPGLFLNLGHGSTGWAMSCGSGKIAADQIAASAGASGSGGPEIDMEGLLPDRYGLGPTQ; this is encoded by the coding sequence ATGCATGTGATCGTCATCGGCGCCGGCGCGATCGGCGTCAGTTCCGCCTGGTACCTGCGGCAGGCCGGCTTCGACGTGACCGTGCTCGAGCGCCGCGGCGCGCCGGCGCAGGAAGCCAGCTTCGGCAATGCCGGCGTGATCGCGCCGGGCTACGTCACGCCCTGGGCTGCGCCGGGCATGCCCGCCAAGATCCTGCGCACGCTGTTTGCGCGCGAGGCGCCGGTGCTGTTCCGCCCCGCCGCCGACCCGGCCATGTGGCGCTGGATCGCGCGCTGGCTGCGCGAATGCCGGCTGGAGCGCTACCGGGCCAACAAGCTGCGCATGCAGCGGCTGGCGTTCTACAGCCGCGCCTGCCTGCACCGGCTGCGCAGCGAACTGGAAATCGACTACGAGCAGTCGCAAGGCTACCTGCAGTTGTTCCGCACCGCGCGCGACCTGGACCTGGCCGGACCCGCGATCGCCCTGCTGCGCGAGAACAACGTGCCGCACCGGCTGGTCAGCGCCAGCGAATGCCGCCAGATCGAACCGGGGCTGGCTGCGGGCACGCCGCTGGCCGGCGGGCTGCACCTGCCCGAAGACGAATCCGGCAATTGCCCGATGTTCGTGCGCGCGCTGCACCGGCATGCCGAGGCCGCGGGGGTGTCGTTCCGCTTCGAGACACAGGTGACGCGCATCCGGCCCGAGAAGGACGGCAAGCTGGAGATCGAGCTGTCCCGCACTGGCGGCCAGGGTACGGCCCCGGTGCTCAGTGCCGACCGCGTGCTGGTCGCCGCAGGCGCGGACAGCGCGGCGCTGCTGCGCCCGCTGGGGCTGCGCGTGCCGCTGTATCCGGTCAAGGGCTATTCGGTGACGGTGATGATCCGCGACGAGCTGCAGGCACCGCTGGGCGCACTGATGGATGAGTCGTACAAGGTCGCGATGACGCGCATGGGCAACCGTCTGCGCGTCGCCGGCACGGCGGAGCTGGGCTCGCGTCGGCTCGACCTGCGCCCCGCCGCGCTGAACACGCTGGTCAAGGTGGCGCGCGACTGGTTCCCGGTCGCCGGCAACTACCAGGAGGCCACGCAGTGGGCCGGGGCGCGGCCGATGCTGCCCGACGGCCCGCCGCTGATCGGCCCCACCGCCGTGCCCGGGCTGTTCCTGAACCTGGGCCATGGCTCGACGGGCTGGGCGATGAGCTGCGGATCGGGCAAGATTGCGGCTGACCAGATTGCCGCCAGCGCCGGCGCATCCGGCAGCGGCGGCCCCGAGATCGACATGGAGGGCCTGCTGCCGGACCGCTACGGGCTGGGGCCCACCCAGTAA
- a CDS encoding TRAP transporter large permease, giving the protein MSTVVVALILLLVLIVFLALGAWIPVAIAVTSWVGLVVFSDREALVSLANAWWSSSASYTLASLPLFVWMGEILFRTRLSEQMFSGLSPWLSWLPGRLMHVNILGCGIFGSVSGSSAATCATIAKSALPELTRRGYDERVTLGSLSCAGTLGILIPPSITMVVYAVSADVSIIRVFLAGFIPGLLLMLLFSGYIVVWALANPDKTPASEHFNWRARLASIRQLLPCIVLIAFITAIMVTGYSTATEAAAYGVVASLALAWAGGSLTRAAFWDSLMSATRLTAMIMFVLGATSFLSVTMSFTGIPRALAEWVAALQLSPWALIAVLTVIYIVLGTALDGISMIALTTATVLPMVQAAGFDLVWFGIFIVLLVEIAEVTPPVGFNLFVLQSMTGKDSNYIARVSLPFFMMMVVAIAIVTIWPAVVTWLPDTVMQQEVK; this is encoded by the coding sequence ATGAGCACGGTCGTCGTCGCACTGATCCTGCTGCTGGTGCTGATCGTCTTCCTCGCGCTGGGGGCGTGGATCCCCGTGGCCATCGCGGTCACGTCGTGGGTCGGGCTGGTGGTGTTCTCGGACCGCGAGGCGCTGGTCAGCCTGGCCAATGCGTGGTGGTCGTCGAGCGCCTCGTACACGCTGGCGTCGCTGCCGCTGTTCGTGTGGATGGGCGAGATCCTGTTCCGCACGCGGCTGTCGGAGCAGATGTTCAGCGGGCTGTCGCCGTGGCTGAGCTGGCTGCCCGGGCGGCTGATGCACGTCAATATCCTGGGCTGCGGCATCTTCGGCTCGGTGTCGGGGTCGTCGGCGGCCACCTGCGCCACCATCGCCAAGTCGGCGCTGCCCGAACTGACGCGGCGCGGCTACGACGAGCGCGTCACGCTGGGCTCGCTGTCGTGCGCCGGCACGCTCGGCATCCTGATCCCGCCGTCGATCACGATGGTGGTGTACGCGGTGTCGGCGGACGTGTCGATCATCCGCGTGTTCCTGGCCGGCTTTATCCCGGGGCTGCTGCTGATGCTGCTGTTCTCGGGCTATATCGTGGTCTGGGCGCTGGCCAACCCGGACAAGACCCCGGCGTCGGAGCACTTCAACTGGCGCGCGCGGCTGGCGTCGATCCGGCAGCTGTTGCCGTGCATCGTGCTGATCGCCTTTATCACCGCGATCATGGTGACCGGCTACTCCACCGCGACCGAAGCCGCCGCCTATGGCGTGGTCGCGTCGCTGGCGCTGGCGTGGGCCGGCGGCTCGCTCACGCGCGCGGCGTTCTGGGACAGCCTGATGTCGGCGACGCGGCTGACCGCGATGATCATGTTCGTGCTGGGCGCGACCTCGTTCCTGTCGGTGACCATGAGCTTTACCGGCATCCCGCGCGCGCTGGCCGAGTGGGTGGCCGCGCTGCAGCTGTCGCCGTGGGCGCTGATCGCGGTGCTGACGGTGATCTACATCGTGCTGGGCACGGCGCTGGACGGCATCTCGATGATCGCGCTGACCACCGCCACGGTGCTGCCGATGGTGCAGGCGGCCGGCTTCGACCTGGTCTGGTTCGGCATCTTTATCGTGCTGCTGGTGGAGATTGCCGAGGTGACCCCGCCGGTCGGCTTCAACCTGTTCGTGCTGCAGAGCATGACCGGCAAGGACAGCAACTACATCGCGCGGGTCTCGCTGCCGTTCTTCATGATGATGGTGGTGGCGATCGCCATCGTCACGATCTGGCCGGCTGTGGTCACGTGGCTGCCGGACACGGTGATGCAGCAGGAAGTCAAATAG
- a CDS encoding TRAP transporter small permease subunit: MPTAPSSKRWLDRLLDLFAALGALCILAVCVIMILMSLSRETSVIFKGGDDIVAWLCAASAFLVLGQTFQHGGIVRVEMLLSAVGPRRRWLLELVSLSICLVFAAYAAWALGTFAWQSWEIGDVSQGQIVIPLWIPQSFAVLGSTGFLLAVADEWLRVVRGQKPRYQLAQEAKLAAGHFGETV, translated from the coding sequence ATGCCAACTGCCCCCTCCTCCAAGCGCTGGCTCGACCGCCTGCTGGACCTGTTTGCCGCGCTCGGCGCGCTATGCATCCTCGCCGTCTGCGTGATCATGATCCTGATGTCGCTGTCGCGTGAAACCTCGGTGATCTTCAAGGGCGGCGACGACATCGTGGCCTGGCTGTGCGCCGCCTCCGCCTTCCTGGTGCTCGGCCAGACCTTCCAGCATGGCGGCATCGTGCGCGTGGAGATGCTGCTGTCGGCAGTCGGCCCGCGCCGGCGCTGGCTGCTGGAACTGGTCTCGCTGAGCATCTGCCTGGTGTTTGCCGCTTATGCCGCCTGGGCGCTGGGCACCTTTGCCTGGCAGAGCTGGGAGATCGGCGATGTCTCGCAGGGCCAGATCGTGATCCCGCTGTGGATACCGCAAAGCTTCGCGGTGCTGGGCAGTACCGGTTTCCTGCTGGCGGTCGCAGACGAATGGCTGCGCGTGGTGCGCGGGCAGAAGCCGCGCTACCAGCTGGCGCAGGAAGCCAAGCTGGCCGCCGGCCATTTCGGGGAGACGGTCTGA
- a CDS encoding sensor histidine kinase yields the protein MRLADFILRDMGRILTEWESFAATLMPAARHMDAPALRDHAQQILQAVARDLSTPQTRHAQREKSQGRAPRLSDAPETAAQTHALLRARHGFSINQMVSEYRALRASVLCLWLDACHPAPPELDDMMRFNEAIDQAVAESVAFFDAQAEQARNLLLGMLGHDMRSPLQTIQTTAQFLAALNAGEKVSEAAARLIRSGARMNSLLDDLCDFNRTKLGLGINIAPAGIDLAQVFGDAVDQLRAAHPRHRIEFAVHGNVQGTWDGLRLQQLLSNLVTNAVTYGTADAPVRVVVTGQDAQVLVAVWNSGPPIDPQTLGQIFNPLRRGEDRHDRNAPGLGLGLYIAKEIATAHHGAIDARSDPGGTVFEVQLPRRP from the coding sequence ATGCGACTTGCCGATTTCATCCTGCGCGACATGGGCCGAATCCTGACCGAATGGGAGTCGTTTGCTGCCACCCTGATGCCGGCCGCCAGACACATGGATGCGCCCGCGCTGCGCGATCACGCGCAGCAGATCCTGCAGGCCGTGGCCAGGGACCTGTCGACCCCGCAAACGCGACACGCCCAGCGCGAGAAGTCCCAGGGGCGTGCGCCGCGCCTCTCCGATGCACCGGAAACCGCGGCGCAGACCCACGCGCTGCTGCGGGCGCGCCATGGCTTCAGCATCAACCAGATGGTCAGCGAGTACCGGGCCCTGCGCGCCAGCGTGCTGTGCCTGTGGCTCGATGCCTGCCATCCGGCCCCGCCCGAACTCGATGACATGATGCGTTTCAACGAGGCCATCGACCAGGCGGTCGCGGAATCCGTGGCCTTCTTCGATGCGCAGGCCGAGCAGGCGCGCAACCTGCTGCTCGGCATGCTGGGACACGACATGCGCAGCCCGCTGCAGACCATCCAGACCACCGCCCAGTTCCTGGCGGCGCTGAATGCCGGCGAGAAAGTCTCGGAAGCCGCGGCGCGCCTGATCCGCAGCGGCGCCCGCATGAATTCGCTGCTGGACGACCTGTGCGATTTCAACCGGACCAAGCTTGGCCTGGGCATCAATATCGCGCCTGCCGGGATCGACCTGGCGCAGGTTTTCGGCGATGCCGTCGACCAGCTGCGCGCCGCCCACCCGCGCCACCGCATCGAATTCGCGGTCCATGGCAACGTGCAGGGCACCTGGGACGGCCTGCGGCTGCAGCAGCTGCTCTCAAACCTGGTCACCAATGCCGTCACGTACGGCACGGCGGACGCGCCGGTCCGCGTTGTCGTGACGGGCCAGGATGCGCAGGTCCTTGTCGCGGTCTGGAACAGCGGCCCGCCGATCGATCCGCAGACACTGGGCCAGATCTTCAACCCGCTCAGGCGCGGCGAGGACCGGCACGACAGGAACGCGCCCGGGCTGGGGCTCGGGCTGTATATCGCGAAGGAAATCGCCACCGCCCACCACGGCGCGATCGACGCCCGCTCCGATCCGGGCGGCACCGTGTTCGAGGTGCAACTGCCGCGCCGCCCCTAG